The Terriglobia bacterium genome segment CGCTGGCGTAGGTGCAGATCACGATTTCCGACCACACGCCGAAAAATACGGTGCACATCCGCTCCAGCCGCTTCCCATATACCCATACCTGCGACACATCGCAGTAGACACACGGCGCCAGGTAGATGGTCAGCACACCCATGCGGTGGACTTCGCCCCCGAAATGCTTGCAGGTCAGGCCGTGCGCCGATTCGTGCACAAACCCGAGCACGAAGAACGCGCCCAGAAACGCCAGGAAGTGGCTGAAGCCGCGGCCGCTCAGCCGGTAGAACTCCGCGCTGTCCGCCCATACCTGGTTCCAGTGCGAGCCCAGGATCAGCAACGAAACCAGCAGCATGAAGATCGACCAGTAGGTGAACCAGCGCGAGTAAATCCAGCTGAAGTGTTTGTCTACCCAGTTCAGGAAATTGTCCGGATCCCAACTGGCGATCACAATGGTGGACAAGTCGCCGTAGTCCTTACCCTTCTTGCTCCGTCGCCGCCGCTGGTCCACCATTTCCTGCCACAGCGCCACGCTCTCTTCCTGCGGCGTGTGGTACCAGAAATCGTCCCGCTCCAGGATGTCCACGAAGTTGCGCACGTCTTCCACCGAGAGGTGGATGCCGATCTCCCGTGCCGCCACCTCCGACACCTTTTCGGGGGTGCGCTCCCCGTCAAAAAGCTGGCACACCCGCCACTGTACTTCGTTTAAGCGGAAAAAGTGTGGCGGACGCCCTCCCGGGATCACGGCCAGGTAGATCTTGCTGTCCCGCTCCTCGTGCTCGCGCACCACCAAATTTGGGTGCAAGCGCGGCGGGGCCTTATGCTGGATCGGCGGCAGCTCTGCCGTCGAAGTTTCCAGGATGCGCGCCAGGTTCATGGTTTCACGTTGATGTTCACCGTCATGCCGGGGCGTAACTGGCCCGGCGCTCCCACCACCTGCGCCTGCAATTCAATGGTGCCACTGGCCGGGTCCACCACCGGGCTAACCAGCGTGACTTTGGCCGGGTGCGTCTCGCGGCCCCCAAAGGGCGCCGCCACCTCGACCTTGTCCCCCACCTTGATCTTGCCCAGCAATTCCTGCGGGAGCGTGAACTTCACGTTCAACGGGGCCGTAGCGGTCACCCAGAACAGCCGGTCATTGGCCGCCACCTTCTGTCCTTCCCGCACATAGCGCCGCGCCACCACCCCGTCAAAGGGCGCGACGATGCGCGTCTTATCCAGCTCCAGCTGCGCCGATCTCTCCGCCGCCTCGGTGTTTTTCAGATCTTCCTCCTGGCGCTGGAGGAAGTATTTGGTGCCCTGCACCGAGTAACGATCGTGCTCGAGCTGCTGCTGCGTGATCAACTGCGCTTTCCACATCTGCTCCGAGCGCCACAGGTCGGCTTCGCGCATTTTCAGCTCGGCCTCCCAATGCTTCAGATCGGCGCGCATGCCATCCGCCTTCGCTTTCGCGGCTTCATGATCCGCCGTTAGCTGCCGGTCATCCAGTTGCGCCAGCCGTTGTCCCTTGCGTACCCGCGTGCCCACGTCCACCAGGATCCTGGCCACCACGCCTTCGCGCTGCGCCGCCACGTCCACCTGGTTCTCGACCACCAGCGGTCCCGACGCCAGGTACACGTCGCTGCGCTCCGGTGGGGCCGCGGGCTGCGCCGTCGCGGCAGGAGCGGCTGCGGCTGCGCTGACCGTAGCCGGCCGATCGCTGCTGCACGCCGTCATCAACATCAGCCCGGTTCCAATTCCAAGCAAGCCCACCCAACGTTTCACGTGCCCCTCCGCGATCACCCGTTCACCCGCTCCCCTCACCATCCAAACCAGCTCCACAGCTTCGTCCACAGCCACATGCCGAAGCCGCGGAAGATCACGTATCCCGCCGGTTTCCAGCCCGCGCTCAACTTCGACATCCCCGACATGCCCGGCCGGATAATTCCTTCGGGATTCGGAATGTCTACGCGCGCGAAGTACACGCGCTTGTCCTCATGCGCCTGGCTCGCCGGGCTGACGATGTCTACACGCCCCACAAAGCGCCGTAGCGGGAAGCTGTCCAGCTTCACCACCGCTTTCTCGCCCGCCTCCAACAACGGCACGTCGCTTTGGTCCACGGCGACGTCCACCGTGGCATGCGAGGTATTGATTACCTTCGCGAAGCTGTCGCCGGCGTCCAGCTTGGTGCCGGCCAGCGTTTCGACGTGCGCCGTTGCCACAACCCCGTCAATCGGCGAACGGAGCTTGGTGCGCTCCAGGCGTTCGCGCGCGCGGTTGGTTTCCGCCGTCCAGTACTCCGCCTGCACCCGCTGGATGCCCGCCTCGCCGCCGTCATTGGCCGCCAGGGCGCGGTTCATCGCTGCCACGGAGGTTTCGCGCCGCGCCAGCGCCGCCGCCAGCGCCGCCCGGTAATCCCAGTCGTCCAGGTCGGCCAGGATCGTCCCCTTGGCGACGCGATCCCCCTCGTGTACGTACACCTTGTGGACGACTCCTTCCGCCTCCGCCTGGATTTCGGCGCTGCTCTGCGACGCCACCGTCGCGTCGCCGGCGACGCGCATCGGCAGCGGCACGAATATCAGAAAAAGGATGGTGGCGGCTGCCAGCGCTACATAGGCTCCGCGCCGCTTTTTCTCCATCGCCATGAACTGCTTTTTCTTCTGAATGATCGGTTCCAGCACGCCGATCAACGGCACCTCTTCGTACAGCGACGCGTTGCGCAGGGCCACGGTCGCCTGCGATGCCACCACGTTGATGAACTCGAAATGCGCCTCGTTCAGGAAGTCGGGGTTCGTGCTCTCAAACGACAGCACTCCCAGCTTGCCCTGGTCATCGGCCAACGACACCGAGTACCACCCGCGCGCGCCGGATTCCTTGAAGTACGCGAAGAACTTCTGGCGCGTTTCCTCGCGGTCCGCTTCCACCGTGCCCTCGTGCGCCACCACGTGCAGCGGCTTGTCGTACTGGGCGGAGAATTCCAGCACCGCGCGCAGTTGGCGCATTGCCGGATCGCTCTGCACCACCTCCGCCACCCCCGAGACCGCCTTCAACTGCAGCTTCCCCTTGTTCTCCAGTGCGACCGCGGCGCGGTCGTAGCTCATGATTCGCTGCGGGGCGTTCACCACCACCTGCAGCACGCGCTCCAGGTTCAGCGTCGAGGTGATCTCGTTGCTCACCGCGACCAGCGTCTCCAGGATCTCGATCTTTTTCTCCGCCTCCATCAGGCTGGCGTTGTGCAACGCTCCGGAGGCGGTCTGTGCCATCATCGTGAGGAAGAAAAGGTCGTCTTCATCGAACGCCGTGCCGTCATCCTTGTTGACGCATTCCAGCACCCCCACCAGCGCCTCTTGGTGCACGATCGGCGCCGCCATGAGCCCAACGATCTTTCCTTCTTCCACGTCTCCGTTGCGTTTTGCCAGCCGCGGATCATCGGCGTCGGCGATGACAATCGCCTCGCCCGTGTCGCCCATTTCCTTCACGATGGCTTCGGTGCCGCTCTCCAGCGCCAACGTCTCGTCGACACCGTCGCGCGCCATCAGCAGCAGGTCCTCGTCTCCGACCATATAAAGATTGACCGCCTGCGTGTTCAGCAGTTCGCGGACCTTGGCACAGATGATCGGCATCAGTTCGCTCATTTGCAGCGTGGAATTGAATACTTTTTCCACGTCGTAGAGCTGCGTCAGCCGCGTGATCGAATCCAGGTTGCTGTTGCGCTCGTTCTCGTACGCTAGGCCGGTGGCCAGCGCCAGTGCCGACAGTTCCGTCAACCCGTTCAGCGTCTCGATATCGTTGTCGTCCAGCTCCCGCTCGAAACTGACAGCCTCGATCGCGCCCACCAGCACTTCGTCCAGCAGGATGGGAACGTAGGCCAGCGAGGCAATCGTCCGCCGCACGTCCAGGTGCGCGTAGTGTTCCCGCACCACAGACGTCCCGGAGTACAGCAGCGGCTCGCGTTTCTCCGCCACCTTGGCCAGCGTCGCCGCCTCCTTCGTCGACTCCACCGCTGCTTCGCCCACCCGGCCCTTCACCACCCAGGCCGGGCTTTCGTCCTCGTTGTACAGGTAGACATTAATGGCGCAGCCTTCAAGCAGGGCGGCGGCTTCGCTGGCGATAACTTGCGCGCGCGGCGTGACCTCGCGCTCCGCCAGCAGTTGGCCGGCGAAATCGCCTTGGGGCGTCGAAAGAGCGGGCCTTTGCGTCGCCATGCAGCGACTCCTCGAACATTTTGGCGCGGCTGAACCCTGCTCCACTGGGGATGTGGAGGCAACAGGCTTGCAAATCAGCACAAACTACCGTAACTTGCAGCGGACTGTAACAAAGGCGATACCGGGTGTCAACGAATGCCGCCGTCCGCGCCCGCTTCGCAAAAATGTTGGTCGACTTGCCATTTTGGGACCCGGAGGGTTTTCGTGGATATCGATGTTCGCAAGTTCGGCAAGGTGCACGTAATCAGGTTAAGAGGACATTTGAAGCTCGGCGAAGCCGTGGACGAACTCCGCTCTACCCTTGACGGCATCATCGCCGAATCCAGCTTCTCTGCCGTGCTGAACATGACCGAAGTTCCCATGGCCGATTCCAGCGGCGTCGGCGTCCTCGTCCGCTACCAGTCCATGCTCAAGCAGAAGGGCGGCGCCCTCAAGCTGGTCAACCCATCGAAACTGGTTTCGCAGACGCTGAAAATTCTCGGGCTGCTCAGTGTTTTCGAGGTCTTCCAGGACGATACCGCCGCCGTCCAATCCTTCAGCCCGGAAACCGCCGCCACCGCCGGGTGACCGACACTGAAAACCGCCGGCACAATTACGCGGTGTTTCGTCGCAGGAGAGCGCATCGCGCCTAACGCGGTATCGTCGCGCGCCTAACGATTTCCTTGAATGCGGGGTCGGAGCGATAGGGGTCAAACGGTTGATCAAGGGTGACCCACTGAATCTTCTGATCGAAGTTCCGCTCCGCAGCATCAAGCGCGGCCAGCATACTGGATCGGTTACCGAGCGCCGCACCGTTAGTTGCGGACGGATCAGAATTAGTCTAGCCGGATACGCGCTCATCATCCTTAGCACAATGGTTTACAATACAATCGTTTGCCCGTCATAGCAAAAGGCGTACTTGAGGCCTCTACGCCCTGCCGTTGTTTTTTCAAATTACAAATTACCAATTACCAATTACAAATTGAGGAGTGTTCGCCCGCCGCACCAACTGGCCGCTCGCGCCCAACCGCTTCAGCATGGCGCTGCAAAAGCACTGGGCAGCGGGCACGGAAGTGCTCGACCTTACCGTCTCCAATCCCACGACTGTTGGCTTGCGCTATGACGCGGGCACAATTTTGTCCTCGCTATCGAATCCCGAGGCGCTCGCGTATCGCCCGGACGCCAAGGGACTGCGCGTCGCCCGTGACGCCGTAGCTGCGTACTACCGCGAGCGCGGCGCCAGCGTTGATCCCGAGCGCCTGGTCCTTACCACCAGCACCAGTGAGGCGTACTCATTTGTCTTCCGCCTGCTCTGCGATCCGGGTGACGAAGTGCTGGTGCCGGCGCCCAGTTATCCGCTCTTCGAATTCCTCGCCGATATCCAGGACGTCCGCCTCCGTTCTTATCCATTGTTCTACGACCACGGCTGGCACATGGACCTGCACGCGTTGCGCACTGCCGTCGGGCAGCAGACGCGCGCGGTGATCGTGGTCCACCCGAACAATCCGACTGGTTCTTACGTCAAGCCGGGCGAAGTGGAGCAATTGGATGTCCTCTGCGCCGACCGCGCCATGGCATTGGTCGCCGACGAGGTCTTCCTCGATTTTGCGCACGACGGACACGCGCGCCCCAGCTTTGCTACGCTTGCCCCGCGCTTGGTCCCGGGGCAACCTGCCCTGAGCGTAGTCGAAGGGGAGCGACCGGGTGGGGAATTTCCCAATACCACACCTGCCCTAACCTTCACTCTTAGCGGTCTCTCCAAGATCGCCGGACTGCCGCAGATGAAGTTTGCCTGGATCGCGGTCGGCGGCCCCGACGAACAGGTGCGCGAGGCCCTGGCGCGCCTGGAGGTGATTGCTGACACGTATCTTTCCATGAACGCCCCCATCCAGCTTGCCGCGCCCGCGCTGTTTGCGCAGCGATACGAATTTCAGAGGCAATTGGTGGAGAGGATTCGTGCCAACCTCGCAGAATTGGACCGCCAGTTCGCGGTGCAAACACTTTGCCAACGTTTGGAGATTGAGGGCGGCTGGTACGCCGTGCTACGCCTTCCGGTTACCCGCTCCGACGAGGAACTCGCCATCGAGTTGCTGGAGAAGAAATCAGTCCTGGTTCATCCCGGACATTTTTACGACCTTCCGGCCGACGGTTACCTGGTGGTGAGCTTGATCGCGCCTGAGGAGGGGTTCGGAGAAGGACTGCGCCGCCTGCTCGAATTTGCAAATTGGTAATTGGTAATTTGCAATTTCCAAAAACCGAAGAAATGTTTTCGCGCCCGTGTTGCTACACCTTTTCAAATTTACCAATTGCAAATTGCAAACTACAAATTCACCAGGAACGGGTTCGTTTCCCGTTCCTCACCCACCGTCGTTTGCGGCCCATGTCCGGGAATGACGACGGTTTCATCCGGCAGCGCCAGCACACGCCCTCGCAGCGAGTCCATGATTTTCTCGAACGATCCGCCCGGCAGGTCCGTGCGCCCGATGCTGCCGGCAAACAGCGTGTCTCCGGCGATCAGCTTGCGCTCGGCAGGGAAGTAGAGGCAGATACTGCCTTCGGTGTGCCCTGGCGTGAGCATGACGGTCGCATCCAGGCTGCCAACGCGCAGCCGGTCGGCATCGCCCACGCTCTGATCAATCGCAATCTTGCCCGGCGGACGCATCCCCACCCATGCTGCTTGCAAATCCATCATCTTCAGCAGAGCGTGGTCGTTCTGGTTGAGCAGGATGGGCGCGCCGGTGCGCTGCTTGAGCTTCATCGCTCCGCCGACGTGGTCAATGTGCGCATGCGTGACGACGATCTGTTTCACCGTGAGCCCGTGCTGCTCGACGATTCGCATGATCGCCTCGATCTCGTCTCCGGGATCAATGACCATCGCTTCGCGCGTGCCCTCATCGCCAAGGACGGAGCAATTGCACTGCAGGGGGCCAACGGGAAGAATTTCTTGGATCATGACAAGCTCTTAGCCTGTATCTCTTAGCTGCTCCGGCCAGGAAGTGAAAAAGCTCACACCCCGCGGCAGAGCCTTCAATGTTAAACGAAACCAGCTAATAGCTAAAGGCTAACCGCTATTTTGGCGTCGGCGTGCTTGTAGGCGGCGTCTGCGGAGCGGACTTCGCCGGCTGCGTTTTCAGGTTTTGCAGTACCGAAGAACTGGGCCGCTTCGACGCGAAGATCGACAGTGTGATCGAGGTGAGCATGAAGATCACCGCGGCTAAGGTGGTCGCCTTGCTCAGCACGGTGGCGGCGCCACGCGGGCCGAAGGCGGTCTGGCTGCCCATGCCGCCGAACGCGGCCGCGATGTCGGCGCTCTTGCCGCTCTGCAGTAGCACCACGATGATCAGGAAGAGACAAACGATGACGTGAACGATAGTGATCGCAACAACCATGCTGTTCTGCGGCGCCGCCAGGCCGCTTCCCTTTCTTCGACCTCGTCTTGTGCAGTTTCTGGAGGCTTTTCCTGCGTCAGAGTTGGTGCGGAAGGGGGGATTTGAACCCCCACGCCTTTCGGCGCCACCCCCTCAAGATGGTGTGTCTGCCAGTTCCACCACTTCCGCACTGTCCAATGCGGCCGATAAAACCTATCGTAACGGCGCGGTGATTATAACAGACGGGCTGCCGCTCGCGGGCGAAGGCAAATACACGGTGAAACGTCGAGTGCTATCAACAGTACGGCAATCTACCGGGCAGCGCGCTCCAAAGGCATTACTCCGACCACGATTGATACCGTGATCGCAGCCATTGCTTTGCATCGCAATGCTTAGCGTTTTCACCCTCGACCAGGATTTCTACAGAATCGCTCGCATCACGCGCCTGGCGCTTTACGGCTTCTGATACACCCTCGTTCTGTTTGCACCAGTCTGCAGGCAGCAAATACCTGCTGCGCAACCTACCCTTCTGGAATTCCCCCGCTACTCTACCCGGACGCCCGCCTTGCGCGCTTGCTCCTGGAGGTCGGCCAGCTTCTGCTTGGCGTCGCTGATCGCTTTTTGTTTCGCCTCGATTTCGGCGCGCTGCTTGCGGTCGTCTTCCGCCCACTTCTTGGAGTCGCGCAGGTTGTTGCCGACGTCGGCGTAATACACCGCGACTTTCAGGCGGTACTCGCGCTGGGCCACATCGAGCTCGCGCTCCAGTTGCGTGATGTTTTTCTTCTGCTCATCGGCTTTGGACTTGAAGTCGGCCGCCAGTTTCGCTGTGTCCTTCTCTTCCGGCTTTGCCTCGGCATCGCTTTTTTCCGACTTGTCAGTCTTGTCGAAGGCTTCTGCGTCCGGTTGGGTCGTGCTGACGGGTGCGAAATCGTCGTTGGTATAAACCTTTGCCGAATTCGGGCGCTTCGATTGTCGCTGCTGCCGCGCCAGGTTCCCGAGCGACTCCTGCGCGCCGGCGTACGTCACGCTCAGCAGTGACAACAACAGTGCGGCAGCCAACAAATAAAGGGTCCGTCTCATAGGTGTCCTTTTCCCGAATGCGCGCCGATTCTCCGCGATTGAGCCAAGCGGCCGCAATTCCAGAGTCTTAACGATATTGTAGCTCCGGTCAGGCTCGTTTTTGCCAATGATTCGCTACCGGAAGCACTAAGGTGAACCCCGCAAACGGCCATGGCCGCCCATCAGGTGGAAGCGGCACTGCGGTCCGAAACCAGGCACACGGCGCCGTAACATTCGCCCGCGGCGCCGAGCGCGGGTGCGATGGTGATGGCGAGATTCCGCCGCTGGCCCGCCGGAGTTACGTACTCCGCTTCCAGCGCGCGGAAGACGGAAGCATCGCTCAAGGCGCGCTCCATCGCTTCGGCGATTGCGCCGGGCGCCGTGGGGTCGCGCCTGCGCAAGGCACTGATGCCGCGGAATAGGTCGCGCGCATGCATGCCGGAAATCGTGGCGTAGCCGAGGATCTCGCGTGCCGCCGGGTTCGCTTGCTGCGCCAGTCCCGCCGCATTAAACACCACCACCCCGGTTTCGAGATTAATGAGCACGGCGGCGGCAATGTTCTGAGTGGTGGCAGCGCGTTCTTGCTCCGCCTGTCGCAGGTGCTGCAATTCCTCTTCTTTGTCCTTAAGTTGCTGGATCACGCTCTGCAGCGTGGCAACGGCAAATGCGGGAACGTTGTCCGCGCGCGGGGTGGACGGGCTCACGTCGGCCACCATTTCCTTGCGCAGCCGGCGAATGAACCACACACCGAGGATGAACATCGACGCGGCGAAGACCAACAGCAGCACCATCCTCACCAGCACCGGATTGGCGAGCAGCTTCACAGGTATGCACCCCAGTACCAGGCAAGCAGGGCAGGGCCGAAGAACAGCGCGATCATGGCCATGGCCCCAAGAAACACGCCGAAGGGCATCTCGTAGTAACGGTATACGGTGCGCGCGGACTGCCAGGCGCGCCGGCGCGCCACCGCAGCGGTTTCGCGATTGCGCTCCCGCCGGCGGCGCGTGCGCTTGCTCCAAACCATTAGGATCGTGCCCAAGCCGAACAGTGAACCAGCCAGCGAGGCGCCAAAGATGGTCAGCACGGTGAGGCGCACCCCAAGAAACGCGCCCACCATGGCCATCAGCTTGACGTCGCCCAGACCCATGCCTTCGCGCCCGCGCGCGCGCAGGTAGAGAATGGCAATGCCGTAGAAGAAGGAAGCACCGACCGCGGCGCCAAATATGGCATCCCCCACCGACAGCAGGCGCCACGAAATGGCGGAATGGCGCACGCTCAACAGCCCCGGTAGCAGTTGCGAGATGACGTCGTGGAGGGGCGCGAACCCACTGAACGCCAACCCGGCTGCCAGCCCGCTCAGCGTGAGCGCGTCGGGCAGCAGGTGCCACTCCGCGTCGGTGAAGATCAGGCCGATGATGAGAAACGCGAATACGCAGTACTTGAGGGTAAAAATGCTCATCCCGAAGCGCGCGTAGCAGGCCATAAACAGGCACCCGGTGATCAGTTCCACCGCCAGGTAGCGCGGCGAGATGGGCGCCCCGCAGTGACGGCAGCGGCCGTGCAGGATGAGCCAGCTCAACACCGGGATGTTGTCGTAGGGCTTGATCGCGTGCTGGCACTTCGGGCAGGCCGAATGCGGCAGGACCACGGAAATCTCACGCGGCATGCGATGGATGCAGACGTTCAGGAAACTGCCGAACGCCAGCCCGAACAGGAAAACCGCCGTTGTCAGCACAGGGTCCATGCGATTGCAGAAATCGGTTGATTATTACAGCCGTCAACGGACGTGGCTAGTGGCTCAGGCGGCTACGGTTTGGAGAAGCGCAGCAAGTGTCCCGGCAGGACCTCCGCGGCGGCATCCTCTGGCGGGAGTTGTTCTGTCCAGTTGACATATTTCCGGTTCACCAGGCGAGTGTGCGCTCCCAACTCG includes the following:
- a CDS encoding efflux RND transporter periplasmic adaptor subunit — translated: MKRWVGLLGIGTGLMLMTACSSDRPATVSAAAAAPAATAQPAAPPERSDVYLASGPLVVENQVDVAAQREGVVARILVDVGTRVRKGQRLAQLDDRQLTADHEAAKAKADGMRADLKHWEAELKMREADLWRSEQMWKAQLITQQQLEHDRYSVQGTKYFLQRQEEDLKNTEAAERSAQLELDKTRIVAPFDGVVARRYVREGQKVAANDRLFWVTATAPLNVKFTLPQELLGKIKVGDKVEVAAPFGGRETHPAKVTLVSPVVDPASGTIELQAQVVGAPGQLRPGMTVNINVKP
- a CDS encoding efflux RND transporter periplasmic adaptor subunit, which codes for MATQRPALSTPQGDFAGQLLAEREVTPRAQVIASEAAALLEGCAINVYLYNEDESPAWVVKGRVGEAAVESTKEAATLAKVAEKREPLLYSGTSVVREHYAHLDVRRTIASLAYVPILLDEVLVGAIEAVSFERELDDNDIETLNGLTELSALALATGLAYENERNSNLDSITRLTQLYDVEKVFNSTLQMSELMPIICAKVRELLNTQAVNLYMVGDEDLLLMARDGVDETLALESGTEAIVKEMGDTGEAIVIADADDPRLAKRNGDVEEGKIVGLMAAPIVHQEALVGVLECVNKDDGTAFDEDDLFFLTMMAQTASGALHNASLMEAEKKIEILETLVAVSNEITSTLNLERVLQVVVNAPQRIMSYDRAAVALENKGKLQLKAVSGVAEVVQSDPAMRQLRAVLEFSAQYDKPLHVVAHEGTVEADREETRQKFFAYFKESGARGWYSVSLADDQGKLGVLSFESTNPDFLNEAHFEFINVVASQATVALRNASLYEEVPLIGVLEPIIQKKKQFMAMEKKRRGAYVALAAATILFLIFVPLPMRVAGDATVASQSSAEIQAEAEGVVHKVYVHEGDRVAKGTILADLDDWDYRAALAAALARRETSVAAMNRALAANDGGEAGIQRVQAEYWTAETNRARERLERTKLRSPIDGVVATAHVETLAGTKLDAGDSFAKVINTSHATVDVAVDQSDVPLLEAGEKAVVKLDSFPLRRFVGRVDIVSPASQAHEDKRVYFARVDIPNPEGIIRPGMSGMSKLSAGWKPAGYVIFRGFGMWLWTKLWSWFGW
- a CDS encoding STAS domain-containing protein, coding for MDIDVRKFGKVHVIRLRGHLKLGEAVDELRSTLDGIIAESSFSAVLNMTEVPMADSSGVGVLVRYQSMLKQKGGALKLVNPSKLVSQTLKILGLLSVFEVFQDDTAAVQSFSPETAATAG
- a CDS encoding pyridoxal phosphate-dependent aminotransferase, producing the protein MALQKHWAAGTEVLDLTVSNPTTVGLRYDAGTILSSLSNPEALAYRPDAKGLRVARDAVAAYYRERGASVDPERLVLTTSTSEAYSFVFRLLCDPGDEVLVPAPSYPLFEFLADIQDVRLRSYPLFYDHGWHMDLHALRTAVGQQTRAVIVVHPNNPTGSYVKPGEVEQLDVLCADRAMALVADEVFLDFAHDGHARPSFATLAPRLVPGQPALSVVEGERPGGEFPNTTPALTFTLSGLSKIAGLPQMKFAWIAVGGPDEQVREALARLEVIADTYLSMNAPIQLAAPALFAQRYEFQRQLVERIRANLAELDRQFAVQTLCQRLEIEGGWYAVLRLPVTRSDEELAIELLEKKSVLVHPGHFYDLPADGYLVVSLIAPEEGFGEGLRRLLEFANW
- a CDS encoding MBL fold metallo-hydrolase, whose product is MIQEILPVGPLQCNCSVLGDEGTREAMVIDPGDEIEAIMRIVEQHGLTVKQIVVTHAHIDHVGGAMKLKQRTGAPILLNQNDHALLKMMDLQAAWVGMRPPGKIAIDQSVGDADRLRVGSLDATVMLTPGHTEGSICLYFPAERKLIAGDTLFAGSIGRTDLPGGSFEKIMDSLRGRVLALPDETVVIPGHGPQTTVGEERETNPFLVNL
- the secG gene encoding preprotein translocase subunit SecG, producing the protein MVVAITIVHVIVCLFLIIVVLLQSGKSADIAAAFGGMGSQTAFGPRGAATVLSKATTLAAVIFMLTSITLSIFASKRPSSSVLQNLKTQPAKSAPQTPPTSTPTPK
- a CDS encoding PAS domain-containing protein, producing MKLLANPVLVRMVLLLVFAASMFILGVWFIRRLRKEMVADVSPSTPRADNVPAFAVATLQSVIQQLKDKEEELQHLRQAEQERAATTQNIAAAVLINLETGVVVFNAAGLAQQANPAAREILGYATISGMHARDLFRGISALRRRDPTAPGAIAEAMERALSDASVFRALEAEYVTPAGQRRNLAITIAPALGAAGECYGAVCLVSDRSAAST
- a CDS encoding prepilin peptidase; translated protein: MDPVLTTAVFLFGLAFGSFLNVCIHRMPREISVVLPHSACPKCQHAIKPYDNIPVLSWLILHGRCRHCGAPISPRYLAVELITGCLFMACYARFGMSIFTLKYCVFAFLIIGLIFTDAEWHLLPDALTLSGLAAGLAFSGFAPLHDVISQLLPGLLSVRHSAISWRLLSVGDAIFGAAVGASFFYGIAILYLRARGREGMGLGDVKLMAMVGAFLGVRLTVLTIFGASLAGSLFGLGTILMVWSKRTRRRRERNRETAAVARRRAWQSARTVYRYYEMPFGVFLGAMAMIALFFGPALLAWYWGAYL